In Choloepus didactylus isolate mChoDid1 chromosome 6, mChoDid1.pri, whole genome shotgun sequence, one DNA window encodes the following:
- the LOC119536081 gene encoding septin-7-like: MVVGESGLGKSTLINSLFLTDLYSPEYPGPSHRIKKTVQVEQSKVLIKEDGVQLLLTIVDTPGFGDAVDNSNCWQPVIDYIDSKFEDYLNAESRVNRRQMPDNRVQCCLYFIAPSGHGLKPLDIEFMKRLHEKVNIIPLIAKADTLTPEECQQFKKQIMKEIQEHKIKIYEFPETDDEEENKLVKKIKDCLPLAVVGSNTIIEVNGKRVRGRQYPWGVAEVENGEHCDFTILRNMLIRTHMQDLKDVTNNVHYENYRSRKLAAVTYNGVDNNKNKGQLTKSSLAQMEEERREHVAKMKKMEMEMEQVFEMKVKEKVQKLKDSEAELQRRHEQMKKNLGAQHKELEEKHRQFEDEKANWEAQQRILEQQNSSRTLEKNKKKGKIF, from the coding sequence ATGGTAGTAGGTGAATCTGGATTGGGAAAGTCAACGTTAATCAACTCATTATTTCTCACAGATTTGTATTCTCCAGAGTATCCAGGTCCTTCCCATAGAATAAAAAAGACTGTACAGGTGGAACAATCCAAAGTTTTAATCAAAGAAGATGGTGTTCAGTTGCTGCTCACAATAGTTGATACCCCGGGATTTGGAGATGCAGTAGATAATAGTAATTGCTGGCAGCCTGTCATCGACTACATTGATAGTAAATTTGAGGACTACCTAAATGCAGAATCTCGAGTGAACAGACGACAAATGCCTGACAACAGGGTGCAGTGCTGTCTGTATTTCATTGCTCCCTCAGGACATGGACTTAAACCATTGGATATTGAGTTTATGAAGCGCTTACATGAAAAAGTGAATATCATCCCACTTATTGCCAAAGCAGACACACTCACACCAGAGGAGTGCCAACAGTTTAAAAAACAGATAATGAAAGAAATCcaagaacataaaattaaaatatatgaatttccTGAAAcagatgatgaagaagaaaataagcttGTTAAAAAGATAAAGGACTGTTTACCTCTTGCTGTGGTGGGTAGTAATACTATCATTGAAGTTAATGGCAAAAGGGTCAGAGGAAGGCAGTATCCTTGGGGTGTTGCTGAAGTTGAAAATGGTGAACATTGTGATTTTACAATTCTGAGAAATATGTTGATAAGAACGCACATGCAAGACTTGAAAGATGTCACTAATAATGTACACTATGAGAACTACAGAAGCAGAAAACTGGCAGCTGTGACTTACAACGGAGTTGATAACAACAAGAATAAAGGACAACTTACTAAGAGCTCTCTGGCACagatggaggaagaaagaagggagcaTGTAGCCAAGATGAagaagatggagatggagatggagcagGTGTTTGAGATGAAGGTCAAAGAAAAAGTTCAGAAACTGAAGGATTCTGAAGCTGAGCTTCAACGGCGCCATgagcaaatgaaaaagaatttgggAGCACAGCACAAAGAACTAGAGGAAAAACATCGTCAGTTTGAAGATGAGAAAGCAAACTGGGAAGCTCAACAACGTATATTAGAACAACAGAACTCTTCAAGAACCTTggaaaagaacaagaagaaagggaagatcTTTTAA